A part of Desulfomicrobium baculatum DSM 4028 genomic DNA contains:
- a CDS encoding helix-turn-helix domain-containing protein, translating into MSESIVDSSGNIFSDLGYPPEEAAILQMRADLMADLRKFIKTKKLTQAKAAEILGVSQSRVSDLTRGKWEKFSLEMLIILATKAGMHVTLKTAA; encoded by the coding sequence ATGAGTGAGTCCATCGTCGATTCATCTGGAAACATCTTCAGCGATCTCGGCTACCCCCCCGAAGAAGCGGCAATTCTTCAAATGCGCGCAGACCTTATGGCCGATCTTCGCAAGTTCATCAAAACGAAGAAGCTGACCCAAGCCAAAGCGGCTGAAATACTGGGCGTCAGCCAGTCCAGGGTTTCCGATCTTACCAGAGGCAAGTGGGAGAAGTTCAGTCTTGAGATGCTGATCATTCTTGCCACGAAAGCCGGAATGCACGTGACGCTCAAGACTGCGGCGTAA
- a CDS encoding DUF294 nucleotidyltransferase-like domain-containing protein — protein sequence MNAGTQPAGYDSIITFLETTLPFSELERQSLVRLARTCLVDFFPAGTRLLRRGVSEVDGLYLVQKGAIRLFLEDEGVLMDIRTDGASLGALSLFNGEKAAMDAETVEDTFIIKIPRERFFEAVHLNPAIPRFYLKSFADTFLSKAFEEMRCKTQPAHEDHSLHLFSNPVGGLVTREPVSVPFGLSIQAAAKEMIRHNTGSLLFREPSGEICGIITDTDLRKAMALGLDLQAPAETVMTTPVESIDAGAVCFDALLTMMSKNIHHLVVKSNNKLLGVISSHDIMLLQGRSPMSVFREIASRTTIAGLYPLHDSITPVIRTLVQQGAKAGNITRMIAILNDQIMSKLLDLMLRELGPPPVKFCLLLMGSEGRREQTFATDQDNALVTDNCSVDFLDRAAETYFSAFTERMVAHLINCGFPRCPGNMMASNPAWRGSLDTWKGRINTWTATPEPERVLASSVFFDFRGVYGHKDLAENLRQHVTNACAGKDLFLRYLAADCLNAKPPLTFFKNFMVEKDGAHKNTLDIKTRGLLPFMDFARVMALYHGIRETSTLGRLELLHQEGHLSRDLFHEAREAFEFLLHSRLMHQLEQMEQGITPDNRLDPGNLSSLEKRTLREAFGVTTALHGVLREVFRLNMA from the coding sequence ATGAACGCGGGAACTCAGCCTGCGGGATACGACAGCATCATCACCTTTCTTGAAACCACCCTGCCCTTTTCCGAACTGGAGAGGCAGAGCCTGGTCCGCCTGGCCCGCACGTGCCTGGTGGACTTCTTTCCGGCCGGGACGCGGCTCCTTCGCCGGGGGGTGAGCGAGGTGGATGGGCTTTATCTTGTGCAGAAGGGGGCCATCCGCCTTTTTCTGGAAGACGAGGGCGTCCTTATGGACATCCGCACGGATGGGGCCTCTTTGGGGGCGCTTTCCCTCTTCAACGGCGAAAAAGCGGCCATGGACGCCGAAACCGTTGAAGACACCTTCATCATCAAGATTCCCCGCGAGCGTTTTTTCGAAGCCGTGCATCTCAACCCCGCCATCCCGCGCTTCTATCTCAAATCCTTCGCCGACACCTTTCTGTCCAAGGCCTTCGAGGAGATGCGCTGCAAGACCCAACCCGCCCACGAGGACCACAGCCTGCATCTCTTCAGCAACCCGGTGGGCGGCCTTGTCACCCGCGAGCCGGTCAGCGTGCCCTTTGGCCTGAGCATCCAGGCCGCGGCCAAGGAAATGATCCGCCACAACACCGGCTCGCTCCTGTTCCGCGAACCCTCGGGTGAAATCTGCGGCATCATCACAGACACGGACCTGCGCAAGGCCATGGCGCTCGGCCTCGACCTGCAGGCTCCGGCTGAAACAGTCATGACCACGCCGGTGGAAAGCATCGATGCCGGCGCGGTCTGCTTCGACGCCCTTCTGACCATGATGTCCAAAAACATCCACCACCTCGTGGTCAAATCCAACAACAAGCTGCTGGGCGTCATCAGTTCCCACGACATCATGCTCCTGCAGGGCCGCTCGCCCATGTCCGTGTTTCGCGAAATTGCCTCCCGCACCACCATCGCCGGGCTCTATCCTCTGCACGACAGCATCACCCCGGTCATCCGCACCCTGGTCCAGCAGGGAGCCAAGGCGGGCAACATCACGCGCATGATCGCCATTTTAAATGACCAGATCATGTCCAAGCTCCTGGATCTGATGCTGCGCGAACTGGGGCCTCCCCCGGTCAAGTTCTGCCTGCTGCTCATGGGTAGCGAGGGACGCCGCGAACAGACCTTCGCCACGGACCAGGACAATGCGTTGGTTACCGATAACTGCTCGGTGGATTTTCTCGATCGCGCGGCGGAGACGTATTTTTCGGCCTTCACCGAGCGCATGGTCGCTCATCTCATAAACTGCGGTTTCCCGCGCTGCCCGGGCAACATGATGGCCTCGAACCCCGCATGGAGGGGCTCCCTGGACACGTGGAAAGGCCGGATCAACACATGGACGGCCACGCCCGAACCCGAACGCGTCCTGGCCAGCTCCGTATTTTTTGATTTCAGGGGCGTCTACGGACACAAGGACCTGGCCGAAAACCTGCGCCAGCACGTCACCAATGCCTGCGCCGGAAAAGACCTCTTCCTGCGCTACCTGGCCGCCGACTGCCTGAATGCCAAACCACCGCTGACCTTCTTCAAGAATTTCATGGTCGAAAAAGACGGGGCGCACAAAAACACCCTGGACATTAAAACGCGCGGACTTTTGCCGTTCATGGACTTTGCGCGGGTCATGGCCCTGTACCACGGAATCCGCGAGACCAGCACCCTGGGCAGACTCGAACTGCTGCATCAGGAAGGGCACCTGTCGCGGGACCTGTTCCACGAAGCGCGGGAGGCCTTCGAATTCCTGCTGCATTCGCGGCTCATGCACCAGCTCGAACAGATGGAGCAGGGCATAACCCCGGACAACCGGCTCGACCCCGGCAATTTGTCTTCCCTGGAAAAACGAACCCTGCGCGAAGCCTTCGGAGTGACCACCGCCCTGCACGGGGTTCTACGCGAAGTCTTCAGACTGAACATGGCGTGA
- a CDS encoding 5'-nucleotidase, whose translation MKFSAVLFCLLALFSCAGHSGPSQEPVVSQAPVLPVFERLHALHEQFLVFRDNDVFQRYGFTYNSPYADWLQRVRDFEQDPVTDEAARLLAGLSVAYRTHGAKSRIYRQFEDRFGQALRIPAAEKQAQPAVVVAEPVTLPIPEATARSITLLFSGDTQGVVYAQPGEFGPVGGLARRPPILNHFRAEDPGTVVLDAGDAFVAGFAKAEAINKVLVRAMNHMRYDAMGLGPYDLAIGEVMLRELASIASFPMICSNMQFQKGVEPWIKPYVLIKRDQVRIALVSLLPPAPGVRITGAKLIPPGQALQAMLPELKGKADCIVLLTQFGTEEIAALLGDEGAVDVVLGDGNGKSGENPAYLPAVPKGLGFGLVRLKMADDGGFRPVESLPVLLGTASDDHVLQIMEELK comes from the coding sequence ATGAAGTTTAGCGCTGTTTTGTTCTGCCTGCTTGCCTTGTTTTCCTGTGCCGGACATTCCGGTCCTTCGCAGGAACCCGTGGTCTCGCAGGCGCCCGTCCTTCCTGTCTTTGAGCGGCTCCACGCCCTGCACGAGCAGTTTCTCGTCTTCAGGGATAATGACGTTTTTCAGCGTTACGGTTTTACATACAACTCTCCATACGCCGACTGGTTGCAGCGGGTCCGTGATTTCGAGCAGGACCCGGTCACGGACGAAGCGGCCCGCCTGTTGGCCGGGCTTTCCGTCGCGTACCGCACGCACGGGGCAAAGAGCAGGATTTACAGGCAGTTCGAAGATCGTTTCGGTCAGGCGCTACGCATTCCGGCAGCCGAAAAGCAGGCGCAGCCGGCCGTGGTCGTTGCCGAGCCTGTGACGTTGCCCATCCCCGAGGCCACGGCACGTTCCATCACGCTTCTTTTCAGCGGGGATACCCAGGGCGTGGTTTATGCCCAGCCAGGGGAATTCGGCCCGGTCGGCGGCCTTGCCCGGCGTCCGCCCATTCTCAATCATTTCCGGGCGGAAGACCCCGGCACCGTAGTGCTCGATGCAGGGGACGCTTTTGTCGCGGGATTTGCCAAGGCCGAGGCGATCAATAAAGTGCTGGTCCGCGCCATGAACCACATGCGCTATGATGCCATGGGGCTCGGTCCGTATGATCTGGCCATTGGCGAGGTAATGCTGCGGGAGCTTGCCAGCATCGCGTCATTTCCCATGATCTGTTCAAACATGCAGTTCCAGAAGGGCGTGGAACCATGGATCAAGCCCTATGTCCTGATCAAACGCGATCAGGTCAGGATCGCGCTCGTAAGCCTGTTGCCGCCAGCGCCGGGAGTAAGGATCACGGGCGCGAAACTCATCCCGCCCGGGCAAGCCTTGCAGGCTATGCTGCCGGAACTTAAGGGCAAGGCCGATTGCATTGTGCTTCTGACGCAATTTGGCACGGAGGAAATAGCAGCGTTGCTGGGCGATGAAGGTGCCGTGGATGTGGTCCTTGGCGACGGCAATGGGAAATCGGGCGAAAACCCTGCGTATCTCCCGGCAGTGCCCAAGGGGCTTGGTTTTGGACTCGTCCGCTTGAAAATGGCGGATGACGGCGGCTTTCGTCCTGTTGAGAGCCTGCCCGTGCTCCTGGGTACTGCTTCGGACGATCATGTGCTTCAGATTATGGAAGAACTCAAATAG
- a CDS encoding type II toxin-antitoxin system RelE/ParE family toxin, whose product MYEHKSPDDLRNFPEEARRVAGFELRAIQNGVEPRDWKVMPTIGSGVKEIRIHVLGEWRVIYVAKLSDAVYVLHSFQKKGAKTNKNDIELARTRLQQIGGNL is encoded by the coding sequence ATTTATGAGCACAAAAGCCCTGATGATCTTCGGAATTTTCCAGAGGAAGCCCGAAGAGTTGCGGGTTTCGAACTCCGCGCAATCCAAAACGGAGTGGAGCCTCGAGATTGGAAGGTCATGCCGACGATCGGCTCCGGCGTGAAGGAAATCCGGATTCATGTGTTGGGCGAATGGCGGGTAATCTACGTGGCGAAACTGTCGGACGCCGTCTACGTGCTGCACTCCTTTCAAAAAAAGGGGGCAAAGACCAACAAGAACGATATTGAACTGGCCCGTACGCGGCTTCAACAAATTGGAGGCAACCTATGA
- a CDS encoding sulfite exporter TauE/SafE family protein, producing MFEVVALYLAVGAVAGVLAGLLGIGGGLVIVPMLVFCMELQNLPQDLIMHMALGTSMASIMFTSVSSFMAHHRRGAVEWDVVRRIVAGILVGTFLGAWVAAQMSTGALKIFFVVFLYYVCYQMLSGKKPKPSRVMPGAAGMFGAGNVIGVVSSLVGIGGGTLSVPFMVWHNIPIHKAIGTSAAIGFPIAVAGTVGYIMNGWGVDTLPPYSLGYVSLVALVSIAVMSVITAPLGVRLAHSLPVDKLKRVFALILFLVGTKMLISLF from the coding sequence ATGTTTGAAGTAGTTGCTTTGTATCTGGCTGTGGGCGCGGTGGCAGGCGTATTGGCCGGATTGCTGGGCATCGGGGGCGGGCTTGTCATCGTGCCCATGCTGGTATTTTGCATGGAGTTGCAGAATCTGCCCCAGGACCTGATCATGCATATGGCGCTGGGTACCTCCATGGCCAGCATCATGTTCACCTCGGTTTCGAGCTTCATGGCCCATCATCGCCGTGGCGCGGTGGAGTGGGATGTGGTTCGGCGCATCGTGGCCGGCATCCTGGTCGGCACGTTCCTCGGCGCCTGGGTGGCCGCGCAGATGAGCACCGGCGCGCTCAAGATATTCTTTGTCGTTTTTCTTTATTACGTCTGCTACCAGATGCTCTCCGGCAAGAAGCCCAAGCCGTCGCGAGTGATGCCGGGAGCGGCCGGAATGTTCGGTGCGGGCAATGTCATCGGGGTGGTTTCGAGCCTGGTCGGCATCGGTGGCGGCACGCTCTCCGTCCCGTTCATGGTCTGGCACAATATACCCATCCATAAGGCCATCGGCACGTCTGCCGCCATCGGCTTCCCCATCGCGGTGGCAGGAACCGTGGGCTACATCATGAACGGTTGGGGCGTGGACACCTTGCCGCCCTATTCCCTGGGTTATGTCTCCCTGGTGGCCCTGGTCTCCATCGCGGTCATGAGCGTCATCACCGCCCCGCTGGGAGTGCGTCTGGCCCACAGCCTGCCTGTGGACAAACTGAAAAGAGTGTTTGCGCTGATCCTCTTTCTGGTCGGTACGAAGATGCTCATTTCCCTTTTTTAG
- a CDS encoding 3'-5' exonuclease translates to MNLFDLKSLCARLRPGPGKTNLPLLEENNRLCRALDQTRPLEDYVYTVLDTELTGLSARREEIVSIGAVRVRGLAIVPGESFSVLVRPSIPLPKTSTLIHRITPEAIAQAPPLAEVLPELIEFCKGTLIVGHHVGLDMSFLNRACRKNHGQPLANPCLDTMRMAMLWREKRTPSHYEQFNLSISYVLTDLAHEFDLPRFTAHEALGDALQTAYLFIYLAKKIAGNRPLTLRELFRAGQSWRWYM, encoded by the coding sequence ATGAATCTCTTTGATCTGAAAAGCTTATGTGCCCGCCTCAGACCGGGCCCCGGGAAAACGAACCTGCCGCTGTTGGAGGAGAACAACCGTCTGTGCCGGGCACTGGATCAGACCCGCCCCCTGGAAGACTATGTCTATACGGTCCTGGATACCGAACTGACCGGGCTCTCCGCCCGCAGGGAGGAGATCGTCTCCATCGGTGCCGTGCGCGTGCGCGGCCTGGCCATCGTGCCGGGCGAAAGCTTCAGCGTCCTGGTGCGGCCCAGCATCCCCCTGCCCAAGACCAGCACCCTCATCCACCGCATCACTCCCGAAGCCATCGCCCAGGCTCCACCCCTGGCTGAGGTTCTTCCCGAGTTGATCGAATTCTGCAAAGGCACTCTTATCGTCGGCCACCACGTGGGGCTGGACATGAGTTTTTTGAACCGTGCCTGCAGGAAAAACCACGGCCAGCCTTTGGCCAATCCTTGCCTGGACACCATGCGCATGGCCATGCTGTGGCGCGAGAAACGTACGCCCTCGCATTATGAACAGTTCAATCTCAGCATCTCCTACGTACTGACCGACCTGGCCCACGAATTCGACCTGCCCCGCTTCACAGCCCACGAGGCCCTGGGCGACGCCCTGCAGACAGCTTACCTCTTCATCTATCTGGCCAAAAAGATCGCCGGAAACAGACCCCTCACACTGCGCGAACTGTTCCGGGCCGGTCAAAGCTGGCGCTGGTACATGTAA
- a CDS encoding DUF4212 domain-containing protein: MEKSMQSYWKRNKTYMLILLTIWATVSYGFGILFVEQLNAFSLGGFPLGFWFAQQGSIYVFVLIILAYFMLMDRLDKKYDVHE; the protein is encoded by the coding sequence ATGGAAAAGTCAATGCAAAGTTACTGGAAAAGAAACAAAACGTACATGCTCATCCTTTTGACCATTTGGGCGACGGTCTCGTACGGATTCGGAATTTTATTCGTCGAGCAGCTCAATGCCTTTTCCCTGGGCGGATTTCCTCTAGGTTTCTGGTTTGCCCAACAAGGCTCCATCTATGTTTTCGTACTTATTATCCTTGCCTATTTTATGCTTATGGATCGGCTGGATAAGAAATACGACGTGCACGAATAG
- a CDS encoding O-acetyl-ADP-ribose deacetylase, whose product MIAVVVADITTLQVDAIVNAANSSLLGGGGVDGAIHRAAGPGLLAECRTLGGCPVGQARITGGYMLPARHVIHTVGPVWKGGGHGERELLAACYSACLSLAREHHLDSVAFPAISCGAYGFPAAEACAIAVAQVRAFQRENVAPATVVFVCFSDSMRQLYEECLAREEA is encoded by the coding sequence ATGATTGCCGTTGTTGTCGCCGACATAACGACTTTGCAGGTGGACGCCATTGTCAACGCGGCCAATTCGTCGCTTCTGGGCGGAGGCGGGGTGGATGGAGCCATCCACCGTGCGGCCGGTCCCGGGCTTCTGGCCGAGTGCCGAACCCTTGGGGGGTGCCCTGTGGGGCAGGCGCGGATAACCGGAGGCTACATGTTGCCGGCGCGGCACGTGATTCATACCGTCGGGCCGGTCTGGAAAGGTGGCGGACACGGCGAGAGGGAATTGCTGGCGGCCTGTTACAGCGCCTGTCTGAGTCTGGCTCGTGAACACCACCTTGACAGCGTGGCTTTTCCGGCCATCAGTTGCGGAGCCTACGGTTTTCCCGCTGCGGAAGCCTGCGCCATAGCCGTGGCCCAGGTCCGTGCTTTTCAGCGCGAGAATGTAGCGCCGGCCACAGTTGTTTTTGTCTGCTTTTCGGATTCCATGCGGCAGTTGTATGAGGAATGTCTTGCCAGGGAAGAAGCCTGA
- a CDS encoding sodium:solute symporter family protein, whose protein sequence is MSLQIWTYLIVGLTFALYIGIAWTSRVKDTKGFYVAGGGVPPLANGMATAADWMSAASFISMAGMISFMGYAGCMYLMGWTGGYVLLALLLAPYLRKFGKFTVPDFVGDRYYSSAARLVALICAIFISLTYVAGQMRGVGIVFSRFLEVDVNTGVMIGMVLVFLYAAIGGMKGITWTQVAQYCVLITAFIIPAIAISLKLTGNPIPQIGFGGTILGGPDSGKFLLETLNQIGRDLGFAEYTSAFGAGTKPMIDVFAITMCLMVGTAGLPHVIIRFYTVPSVRAARLSAFYAIFFIAILYTTAPALGAFSRYTLTNALSETPYSSVPAWFGNWEKTGLLAWVDKNNDGIITYRGGAAFAGKPAYSGETGAHGQRLVTNTPLDNANELYIDNDIMVLATPEISQLPPWVIALVAAGGLAAALSTAAGLLLVIASSISHDLYYRIINRDASEKIRLLVGRVMIGVGVVIAGYFGINPPGFVAQVVALAFGLASSSFFPIIVLGIFWKRATKEGAISGMISGIGFTMLYIVQTKFMGVSPWFFGISPEGIGTVGMVINFAVTFGVSLITKAPPAAVQEMVESVRIPRGAGAAIDH, encoded by the coding sequence ATGTCACTGCAAATCTGGACTTATCTCATAGTGGGCCTGACCTTCGCCCTCTACATAGGCATCGCCTGGACGTCCCGCGTCAAGGACACCAAGGGCTTCTACGTCGCCGGCGGCGGGGTTCCGCCCCTGGCCAACGGCATGGCCACTGCCGCGGACTGGATGAGCGCGGCGTCATTCATCTCCATGGCCGGCATGATCTCATTCATGGGTTACGCGGGCTGCATGTACCTCATGGGCTGGACCGGCGGCTACGTGCTCCTGGCCCTGCTCCTGGCCCCGTATCTGCGCAAGTTCGGCAAATTCACGGTCCCGGATTTCGTCGGCGACCGTTACTATTCCTCGGCGGCCCGCCTTGTGGCTCTGATCTGCGCCATTTTCATCTCCCTGACATACGTGGCCGGGCAGATGCGCGGCGTGGGCATCGTCTTCAGCCGCTTCCTGGAAGTCGACGTCAACACCGGCGTCATGATCGGCATGGTCCTGGTCTTCCTGTATGCGGCCATCGGCGGCATGAAAGGCATCACCTGGACCCAGGTGGCCCAGTACTGCGTCCTGATCACGGCCTTCATCATCCCGGCCATCGCCATTTCCCTTAAGCTGACCGGCAACCCCATCCCGCAGATCGGATTCGGCGGCACCATCCTCGGAGGTCCGGATTCTGGCAAATTCCTGCTTGAGACGCTGAACCAGATCGGCAGGGACCTGGGTTTCGCCGAGTACACCAGTGCCTTTGGCGCGGGCACCAAGCCCATGATCGACGTCTTCGCCATCACCATGTGCCTCATGGTCGGCACGGCGGGCTTGCCCCACGTCATCATCCGCTTTTACACCGTGCCAAGCGTCCGGGCTGCGCGCCTCTCAGCCTTCTACGCCATCTTTTTCATCGCCATCCTCTACACCACAGCACCGGCCCTGGGCGCCTTTTCCCGCTACACGCTGACCAACGCCCTGAGCGAAACACCCTACTCCTCCGTGCCGGCCTGGTTCGGAAACTGGGAGAAAACAGGACTTCTGGCCTGGGTCGACAAAAACAACGACGGCATCATCACCTATCGCGGCGGTGCGGCCTTCGCAGGCAAGCCCGCGTACAGCGGGGAAACAGGCGCGCACGGCCAGCGACTGGTCACCAACACGCCTCTCGACAACGCCAACGAACTCTACATAGACAACGACATCATGGTCCTGGCCACGCCCGAAATCTCCCAACTTCCGCCCTGGGTCATCGCCCTGGTCGCGGCGGGCGGACTGGCCGCGGCCCTGTCCACGGCGGCCGGCCTCCTGCTGGTCATCGCCTCGTCCATCTCCCATGACCTCTACTACCGTATCATCAACCGCGACGCCTCGGAGAAGATACGCCTGCTCGTGGGCCGGGTCATGATCGGTGTGGGCGTCGTCATCGCGGGATACTTCGGCATCAACCCTCCGGGCTTTGTGGCCCAGGTTGTGGCACTGGCCTTCGGACTGGCGTCATCCTCCTTCTTCCCCATCATCGTGCTCGGCATCTTCTGGAAGCGCGCGACCAAGGAGGGAGCCATCAGCGGCATGATCAGCGGCATCGGTTTCACCATGCTCTACATAGTGCAGACCAAGTTCATGGGCGTGTCCCCCTGGTTCTTCGGCATCAGCCCCGAAGGCATCGGCACCGTGGGCATGGTCATCAATTTCGCGGTCACATTCGGCGTCTCCCTGATCACCAAGGCCCCGCCGGCCGCCGTGCAGGAAATGGTCGAGAGCGTGCGCATCCCGCGCGGAGCGGGTGCGGCCATAGATCACTGA
- a CDS encoding ATP-binding protein, which translates to MGHIASKDIYRKLGRRLDQAPVRTPWTDVFRQLVEELYSRPEAELVARLPYRPSTLGRISAMLGDTQDSLQPMIEGLCAKGLVIDIWDGEKYQYMVSPIVIGFFEFTMMRTGPNLPRARWAELFQAYMFGEKDFLHANFGNGQTTSVMRALPHEEALGEHVEILDYEKASALIEEQTEFSLGLCSCRHEKHHLGHAPCRTPMDTCTSMGTGARFLIRNGFAKPIDKMQMRDILARSRDQGLTLSADNVRKDAGFICHCCGCCCNLLQGVRETGYTGILVTASVVAVVDETLCTGCGLCAKACPVNAVSVEKISGQDARKPKKLADMKEHCLGCGVCALKCPTGAITLQSRPQKVYHPEDSFERVMLQALERDTFQTFIFDNPESRTQEFMRALVGGFLKLPPVKRALLGEKLRSRFLSALRKAAG; encoded by the coding sequence ATGGGACACATCGCAAGCAAGGACATCTACCGCAAACTCGGACGCCGCCTTGATCAGGCCCCGGTACGCACCCCATGGACAGATGTCTTCAGACAATTGGTGGAAGAGCTGTATTCCCGGCCCGAGGCCGAACTGGTCGCACGCCTGCCCTATCGCCCGTCGACCCTGGGGCGCATCTCGGCCATGCTGGGCGATACGCAAGACTCCCTGCAGCCCATGATCGAAGGGCTCTGCGCCAAGGGTCTGGTCATCGATATCTGGGACGGCGAGAAATACCAATACATGGTCAGCCCCATCGTTATCGGCTTCTTCGAGTTCACCATGATGCGCACCGGACCGAACCTGCCCCGGGCCCGCTGGGCCGAGCTTTTCCAGGCCTACATGTTCGGTGAGAAGGATTTTTTGCACGCCAATTTCGGGAACGGACAAACCACCTCGGTCATGCGCGCCCTGCCCCACGAGGAAGCCCTGGGCGAGCATGTGGAGATCCTGGATTACGAGAAGGCCTCGGCCCTCATCGAGGAGCAGACGGAATTCTCGCTGGGCCTGTGCTCCTGCCGTCATGAGAAGCACCATCTCGGGCACGCACCCTGCCGAACGCCCATGGACACCTGCACCTCCATGGGCACCGGGGCGCGCTTTCTGATCCGCAACGGCTTCGCAAAACCCATCGACAAAATGCAGATGCGCGACATCCTGGCCCGCTCCCGCGACCAGGGCCTGACCCTGTCCGCCGACAATGTGCGCAAGGACGCGGGCTTCATCTGCCATTGCTGCGGCTGCTGCTGCAATCTGCTGCAGGGCGTGCGCGAAACCGGCTACACGGGCATCCTGGTCACGGCCAGCGTGGTGGCCGTGGTGGACGAAACGCTATGCACGGGCTGCGGCCTGTGCGCCAAGGCCTGCCCCGTGAACGCCGTGAGCGTCGAGAAGATTTCCGGACAGGACGCCCGGAAGCCAAAAAAGCTGGCGGACATGAAGGAGCATTGCCTGGGCTGCGGGGTCTGCGCCCTGAAATGCCCCACCGGCGCGATCACGCTCCAGTCCCGCCCGCAAAAAGTGTATCACCCCGAAGACAGCTTCGAGCGGGTCATGCTCCAGGCCCTGGAACGGGACACCTTCCAGACCTTCATCTTCGACAACCCCGAAAGCCGCACCCAGGAGTTCATGCGCGCGCTGGTCGGCGGATTCCTGAAACTCCCCCCGGTCAAACGCGCCCTTTTGGGCGAAAAGCTGCGCTCGCGCTTTTTGTCGGCATTGCGGAAGGCGGCGGGCTAG